The segment GCATGAGCACCGAGTTCGAGATGAAGTCGAAGAAGTCGAGCAGCGTCGATCCTTCGCCGATGGGCTGGATAAACGACAGCGAGTTATAACCCGCATTGACGACGAAGCCAACCGCCACGATGAAGATCATCACGATGATGAGGGACTTGGTGCGCGACAGGTGCGTGCCGTCGGACACGATCGACACGAGCGCCTCGGTCAGGCTGATGGCACTCGTCAGCGCCGCGAAGAACACGAGCAGGAAGAACACGAAGCCGATGACGGTCGCCCAGGTAAGGTCCATCGTGTTGAACACCTCGGGCAGGGTGATGAACATGAGTGACGGGCCGGACTTTGCGGCAACGGCCTCGGCAGAGCCCATCGCGACGAAGGCAGCCGGCACGATCATGAGACCGGCGAAGAATGAGACGCCGAAGTCAAAGCCCGCGATGCGCGTGACCGATGACGTCAGACTGTCCTGCTTGCGCATGTAGCTGCCATACGTGACCATGATGCCCATGGCCAGCGAAAGCGAATAGAACATCTGCCCCAACGCGTTGATGACGAGCTCGGGCGAGAACTTGTTGAAGTCGGGCACGAGGTAATATGCGGCGCCCTCGAGCGCGCCGGGCATCGTGAGCACGAAGCCGGCAATCGCGATGGCCATAATGATGAGCGCGGGCATCATGATGAGATTGGCCTTCTCGATGCCCTTTTGCACGCCAAGCGCGACGATGATGAAGACGATCGCCATGAAGACGAGCATGAACAGGAAGCTCTCGGTGTTGCTGCTGATGAAGCCACCGAAGAAGTCACCACCATCGGCCAGTGCCGCCGGACCCGCCGTAACGTAGCTCACCATGTACTTGGTGACCCAGCCGCCGATGATGCAGTAATACGGCGTGATGATGAACGGCACGGCCGCCGCGAGCACGCCAATGAAGGTGAACTTGGCACCAAAATGCCTGAAGGCGCCGATGACGGATTGGCGTGTCTTGCGACCAAGCGCGGTCTCGAGCAGCAACAGGGAGACGCCGAAGGTCAAGACGAGCACCAGGTAGGTGAGCAGGAACATGCCGCCGCCATACTTCGCGGCGAGATACGGAAAGCGCCAGAGATTTCCGAGGCCGACGGCCGATGCCGCCGCAGCCAAAATGAACGCCCACTTGCCCGACCACGTCGCACGGGTCGATGCTTCTTGAACTTCCTTAACTTCTTGTGCCATTGTTCAATTCCCCAAATATTCGTATAAAACAAGCATATGCGATTATACGCAAAGCTCCTTGGAAGCTACGCGCCAATCTGTTCGATCACGACATCGGCCACGCGATTGGCAATCGCATCGGCCTGCTCCTGCGTATGCGCCTCGACCATGACGCGTATGAGCGGTTCGGTGCCCGACGCCCTCACGAGCAGACGGCCCTCCTCGCCAAGCTCCTCCTCGGCAGCTGCCTCGGCGGCGGCGATGGCCTCGTTTCCCTCATAGAGGGCACGGTCGGTAACGCGCACGTTGACGAGCGCCTGCGGAAACTTCTCCATAACCTCCATGAGTTCCTTGGCCGTCTTGCCACTTGCGGCGATGACGCCGAGCAGCTCGAGCGCGGACACGAGGCCGTCGCCCGTCGTGTTGCGCTTGCCGAAGATGATGTGGCCGGACTGCTCGCCGCCGAGCACGGCACCATGCTCGCGCATGGCCTCGAGCACGTAGCGGTCACCCACCTTGGTGGTGATGACGTCGATACCCTCCCGTTTCATGGCAAGCTGGAAGCCCAGGTTGGCCATGACCGTCGATACGACGAGGTTGTTGTCGAGCAAACCGCGTTCCTTGAGATCCTTCGCGCAGATGGCGAGCAGGAAATCACCGTCGATGACCGTACCGTCAGATGCGAGTGCGAGCATGCGGTCGGCATCGCCGTCATGGGCAATCGCGATATCGGCACCGCGGCTTTCCATCAGGAACTTCACCGGCTCGAGGTGCGTCGAGCCGCAGCCCACGTTGATCTCGCTGCCATCGGGATCGGCGTTGATGACAAAGACCTCGGCACCGAGCGCGCGCAGGGTGGCCGGCGTCGTCTCGCACGATGCACCGTGCGCGCAATCAACAGCGATCTTCATGCCGGAAAGGTCGACGCCGCGCTCCTGCAGCACCGCAGCCGCGTGGTTGGCGTAGTAGAGGGCGGCATTGGGCACGGGGCGCGATTGTCCGGTCTCGACCTGCTCGCCGCGCAGCTCCTCGACGAGCTCTTGCATCTCGTCCTCGAGCGCATCGGGCAGCTTGTAGCCCTGCCCGTCGAAGAACTTGATGCCGTTGTATTCGGGCGGATTGTGGCTTGCCGAGATGACGATGCCGCAGTCGGCACCCATCTCGCGCGTGATGAGCGCGACGGCGGGCGTCGGGACAATGCCGACGACAGCGGGTTGTCCGCCTTCCGCGCAAATGCCGTCAACGAGCGCTTGCTCGAGCATGGGACCTGACTCGCGACTATCGCGTCCGATGAAGATGCGCTTGCCAATCTTGCGAACCGCCACACGCCCCAGGGCAACCGCTAAGTCGCGGTCGAGTTCCTCACCTGCGACGCCGCGTACGCCATCCGTACCAAACAATCGAGCCATGCCGCCTCCCGCTCTCGCGATACAAGTTCCTGAAAAAGGGTTTCTGGAAATTGTATCGCAAACGAGCGGGCAGAGCGTCCTTAGACGTAGAAGAGCATGTCGTTGTACGTGGGCATCGGCCAATAGGCGCGATCGGTGAGCTCCTCGAGGCGGTCGGCGACACTGCGCAGATTGTCCATGGCGGGCACAACGAGCTCGACGTAAGCAGCGGCACGCTCGGGCCAGGTCTCCTTGTCGTAGGCCTCCTCGTGCAACATGTGCAGCGCGTGCGTCTTGAGGCCCATCTCGTGCAGGCAGTCTGCAAGGCGCTCGAGCAGCTTTTCCTCGGTCTCGGCCGAAAGGTCGGGATTGACGGCCTTCTTCGCGATGATCTCGTCGGCAACGACCTTGCTGTACTTGATGACGGCCGGCGTGATGATGCGATTCGCGATGTCGAGCATGCACATCGCCTCGATGTTCTTCACCTTGGCGTAATGCTCCATGTCGACACCGTAGCGCGCGCGCATCTCGGCCTCGTCGAGGATGCCGAAGCTGTCCATGAGCTCGATGCTCTCGGGCTTGATGTAGGCCTGCAGGGCATCCGGCGTCGTGCGGTTGTTGGCAAGACCGCGACGCTCGGCCTCGATGGGCCACTCCTCGGAATAGCCATTGCCGTTGAAGATGATGCGCTTGTGCGCGTTGAAGACATCACGGCAGATGGCGATTGCCTCGGCCTCGACATCTTCGGCGCCCTCGAGACGGTCGGCATACTCCTTGAAGCTCTTGGCGACGGCCGCGTTGAGCACCGTGTTGGGAGACGAGAGGTTGAGCTCGCTTCCCGGCATGCGGAACTCGAAACGGTTGCCGGTGAACGCAAACGGAGACGTGCGGTTGCGGTCGGTGTTGTCCTGCTCGAGCGAGGGAAGCACCTCGCTGCCGAGGTCCATGCGCCCCATCTTGTGCGAGATGGCGTCCTCGCCCGCGGCAATCGCGTCGACGATGCTCGTGAGCTCGTCGCCCAGGAAGATCGACACGATGGCGGGCGGTGCCTCGTTCGCACCGAGACGATGATCGTTGCCGGCAGATGCAACCGTGGCGCGCAGCAGTTCCTGATAATCGTCGACGCCCTGGATGACGGCAGCGAGCGAGAGCAGGAAGATGTAGTTGTGCGCCGGGTCATCGCCGGGGTTGAGCATGTTGAGGCCAGGCGTGGCTATGGACCAGTTATCGTGCTTGCCCGAGCCGTTGATGCCCTTGAAGGGCTTCTCGTTGAGCAGGCAGGCAAGGCCATGATGCGGCGCTGCCTCGCGCAGGACCTCCATCGTCAGAAGATTGTTGTCGATGGCGACGTTCGCGCGCGAGAAGATGGGCGCGATTTCGTGCTGACACGGCGCAACCTCGTTGTGCTTGGTCTTCGCATCCACGCCCATGCGCCACAGCGTGTCATCGACCTCCTTCATGAAGTCGCTCACGACTTCGCGAATGGCACCGAAGTAATGCTCCTCGAGCTCCTGCCCCTTCATGGGGTGGGCACCAAAGAGCGTCCTGCCGCACATGATGAGGTCGGGGCGACGACGGTAATCGTCCTCCTTGATGAGGAAGTATTCCTGCTCGGCGCCGACGGTGGTGACGACCTGCGGAACATCATCGATGCCAAAGCAGGCAAGCACGCGCTTGGCCTGGTCGGAAATCGCCTTCATGCTGCGCAGAAGCGGGGTCTTCTTGTCGAGGGACTCACCCGTGTAGGAGATGAACGCCGTGGGAATGCACAGCACCTCGTCCTTGATGAACGCGAAGCTCGTGGGGTCCCAAGCGGTATAGCCACGTGCCTCGGCCGTGCCGCGCAGGCCGCCGCTCGGGAACGATGACGCGTCTGGCTCGCCCTGGATGAGCTCCTTGCCGGAGAATGACGTGATGGCCGCGCCGTCTCCGAGCGGGTCGATGAAAGCGTCATGCTTCTCCGAAGTGATGCCGGAAAGCGGCTGGAACCAGTGCGTATAGTGCGTGCAGCCGTTTTCGATGGCCCATTCCTTCATGGCGTGCGCCACGGCATTGGCGGAATCCTCGTCGAGCGCCGTTCCGTTCTGGATGGTCTCGTGCAGGCTCTTGTACACCGGCTTGGGCAAGCGGTCATGCATGACCTTGTCGTTGAACACCATGCTTCCATAGATCTTGCTGATATCTTCCGCCATGAGCTTCTCCCTTGGGCGTCATCGGTAGTGGGCAGTAGTGTATCGTACGTGAACGAAATTCACGATAAAGGCGTTTTGTTTCGATTGTTTTAACGATTATTGTGCTATTCGTGCTGAATGAGGTACTGGGCGACGTCCTCGGCGGCATTGGCGCCATCGGCGACTGCCGTCGTGATCTGGTAAAGCTCCT is part of the Coriobacteriia bacterium genome and harbors:
- a CDS encoding glutamine synthetase type III; translation: MAEDISKIYGSMVFNDKVMHDRLPKPVYKSLHETIQNGTALDEDSANAVAHAMKEWAIENGCTHYTHWFQPLSGITSEKHDAFIDPLGDGAAITSFSGKELIQGEPDASSFPSGGLRGTAEARGYTAWDPTSFAFIKDEVLCIPTAFISYTGESLDKKTPLLRSMKAISDQAKRVLACFGIDDVPQVVTTVGAEQEYFLIKEDDYRRRPDLIMCGRTLFGAHPMKGQELEEHYFGAIREVVSDFMKEVDDTLWRMGVDAKTKHNEVAPCQHEIAPIFSRANVAIDNNLLTMEVLREAAPHHGLACLLNEKPFKGINGSGKHDNWSIATPGLNMLNPGDDPAHNYIFLLSLAAVIQGVDDYQELLRATVASAGNDHRLGANEAPPAIVSIFLGDELTSIVDAIAAGEDAISHKMGRMDLGSEVLPSLEQDNTDRNRTSPFAFTGNRFEFRMPGSELNLSSPNTVLNAAVAKSFKEYADRLEGAEDVEAEAIAICRDVFNAHKRIIFNGNGYSEEWPIEAERRGLANNRTTPDALQAYIKPESIELMDSFGILDEAEMRARYGVDMEHYAKVKNIEAMCMLDIANRIITPAVIKYSKVVADEIIAKKAVNPDLSAETEEKLLERLADCLHEMGLKTHALHMLHEEAYDKETWPERAAAYVELVVPAMDNLRSVADRLEELTDRAYWPMPTYNDMLFYV
- the glmM gene encoding phosphoglucosamine mutase, whose amino-acid sequence is MARLFGTDGVRGVAGEELDRDLAVALGRVAVRKIGKRIFIGRDSRESGPMLEQALVDGICAEGGQPAVVGIVPTPAVALITREMGADCGIVISASHNPPEYNGIKFFDGQGYKLPDALEDEMQELVEELRGEQVETGQSRPVPNAALYYANHAAAVLQERGVDLSGMKIAVDCAHGASCETTPATLRALGAEVFVINADPDGSEINVGCGSTHLEPVKFLMESRGADIAIAHDGDADRMLALASDGTVIDGDFLLAICAKDLKERGLLDNNLVVSTVMANLGFQLAMKREGIDVITTKVGDRYVLEAMREHGAVLGGEQSGHIIFGKRNTTGDGLVSALELLGVIAASGKTAKELMEVMEKFPQALVNVRVTDRALYEGNEAIAAAEAAAEEELGEEGRLLVRASGTEPLIRVMVEAHTQEQADAIANRVADVVIEQIGA
- a CDS encoding sodium-dependent transporter; its protein translation is MAQEVKEVQEASTRATWSGKWAFILAAAASAVGLGNLWRFPYLAAKYGGGMFLLTYLVLVLTFGVSLLLLETALGRKTRQSVIGAFRHFGAKFTFIGVLAAAVPFIITPYYCIIGGWVTKYMVSYVTAGPAALADGGDFFGGFISSNTESFLFMLVFMAIVFIIVALGVQKGIEKANLIMMPALIIMAIAIAGFVLTMPGALEGAAYYLVPDFNKFSPELVINALGQMFYSLSLAMGIMVTYGSYMRKQDSLTSSVTRIAGFDFGVSFFAGLMIVPAAFVAMGSAEAVAAKSGPSLMFITLPEVFNTMDLTWATVIGFVFFLLVFFAALTSAISLTEALVSIVSDGTHLSRTKSLIIVMIFIVAVGFVVNAGYNSLSFIQPIGEGSTLLDFFDFISNSVLMPIVAILTCVFVGWIIKPKALIEEIEISSEFKAEKAWVVMIKYIAPILVAVILITNILPFITG